The Chaetodon trifascialis isolate fChaTrf1 chromosome 11, fChaTrf1.hap1, whole genome shotgun sequence nucleotide sequence tttttgtttttttgtgttttttacctTTCCTCAAGTAAATTTAGGAATTATAATCAAATTTAGTCaaaaaagatagatagatagatagatagatagatagatagatagatagatagatagatagatagatagatagatagatagatagatagatagaaactCCAAAATTGGTCGCGACCTTTACACAGACCTgttgaaacagcagcagtcacgACCATCATCCTACATCCTGTGCTTACAACAGCATAGCCGGACATAATCCCTTTAAACGTTTTTGTAAGCATCTTTCAAGGAAACCAAAATCCTTccaagaattttttttgttgttgttgggagGAGCCCACTCAGCACTACTGTGGGTTAAAATTAATGATGTGAAATATGCAAGTAAATAGGCCTAATTGCAAGGAGGGACTGGAGGGTGATTGGACATTTAGGCTTTATGGGATTTGCCGTGAATTTAAAAGAAATTATTGATTCactaaatatttcaaatatgcTCATGCATCTAACTGAATGGATACAGCACAGATGTGATAAAACTCCGAGCTTTTTGCAGCTGTGCGACCATTTTTGTGACATACATGTGCATCATTAATGAATGTGTTAAACATtcaacaatacaaaataaaatagttTTATTCAGAAGCAAACCAGTATCAATCTCATGAAGCAATAGGTGATACAACACAAGTAAAATGAAGGGATCCTGCAGAGCACCAGGAAAATATGATCCACTCAAGCAAAAAATAATAGAgataattgttgtttttgtttagaCATATTTTGGGATGCAGCTGCAATTCAATGGAGGGTACACCcctgtttttttaaaagggTCTCATGGGCCAAGATGGCATTTGTAATACATCCTTTCACGTGGCAATCATCTGAAATAATCAACAAGATTAATGGGAGCAGATCTTAATTGACAAAACCTGGATCCACTCACTAAACATTCAGGGTGTGTGCTACAAAAAGTAAATCACTGCTCGAACATGAGAAAAgtggagctgctgttttttgttcCCCTTTTTTTTGATTGTCACGAATACTGAAGTCAAAATAAATGCAGCGTTTAAGATGGAGGTAAAATTCAACTACTTCATGAATGAAATTATCCCTGTTCATCCAAATGTggccataaaaaacaaacatgcagtcGTGCTGGTTTTGAATCAGTAGCTCTAGTCTTTTATACATATAtcaatatattaatatatactCTGACATTCATTTTCTAGCCAGTATACTCCTCTCTGTTACTGGGTATGTTTGGCTTTAGATTTGTCATTTGGTTGTTTATTGATTTGTCACTGTAATCAGAGTCCCATGCAGTGTCGTATGGTTAAACATGGGTCTGTCTTAATGAATGAACCTCTAACCCTTTTATCCTAGGCAGCCATTTTCATTATGTGAAACTGCACTGAAATATACACTATCTCACATCTACCACAGGTTTCAGTCCATGAACAGCGTTTGCGGTGGCGAATTACAATCTAGAAGTGGCTCTGTGCCATCTTCCCTGTCAGCGCTGGATGCGTCGGGCCGGCATGATCCGAAGACAAGCCGTGCTTTCCCGGGTCATGAGCCGCGTCACCTGGTCCAGACTGAGGCCAGCCACTGCCTCTCCATTCACCTGCAGAATTTCATCACCAATGCCGAGGAGACCTATGTAGGGGCCCTCGCCACTGCCGTCGCCCACTTTCTCTACATATACACCTGGGAAGGAAACAAtaagggtggaggagggagaaggaagaCACAACATATATACAAAATTCTGATCAGCATAATTACCATAAAACAGCTTCAGCACtggtaaaatacatttttaggCATTTTACTGATATGAATTTGAATATATAATGGGATTTTTGTTAAATTGGCCCAGACTTTTGACATGTTTGATGTATCTGATTATGTTTGATTACCAATTTTACCCGACTGCTTTAAACAGTAAAGCCAAAGGCACATTTCTATCTGAACAATTACATTTTAACTCTACTCTCTTTTCTACTCTATTTTCAAGATGCACAATGTATCACTGAAGAATAGCACTTAACTCAGGAAATAAAGTAaccaccaaaataaaacaactgcCATGTCAAGCTCTGTGTTTAAGGCAGTACAATGACAGAGTTGATTAAAAGTTACCTGTGTCTGGTCGACCTTTGCCCCTTGAGATGACGAAACCAAAAGGACCATTTGGGGGTCTGACCAGTTCCAGGAGGAGGGTCCCATCAGAGAAAGCCTGAGTGACCCGCCCCACCGGGCGCACGATTCTGGAGGCAAGTGCGTCTTCAACACTCAGGGCCCTGTGAAGCTCAAGCTGAGGACTATCAGGGCTGTAACAGCAGACATTCAGATCCAGTCATAAGCAAACTGATGAGGTAAACAATGTGCTTCATGTTTGTCTCTCTATTTTTCTTTGACACCTACCTGGGCGCCAGGCCGTATGGTATCTGCACTTCTCCCAGTATTGTTGAACGTTCTGTTCTCCTCTCTAAACTCTGCACAGAGGAGGCTTTGCGCAGTTGGGCCAGTGGCAGCACCTAGTGGCAAATAAGTGGCACTGTAACAAATTCTGTTTTTCATATTGGCAAAACTCATCAGATCAGCTCTTGGAACTGCAACTTCTTGGCTCCGACTAACAAACCTAACAAAAGTGTGTTTGGCACAACACACATTGGCTGGAGCAGAAAGTTGTTTAGTTTCTGTTTAGTGCACTCATGCAGCTGCCAGGAGGACACCAAGGCTGGCGTAAACAGAGAGTGGAAGGAAACACGGACAACCTGGAATGCATTATTTGTGCTCCCAGTGTCAGGCAGAAATGTTGCTAATACTTCAAAGCCTTGGTTGGTGCACTGTGGCAAATAAGTAGTGAAAGGTACTTCAAAGCTGAACTGGAAGTTTAAAGACATGTAAATAAGATGCTTTCTCCCTATGGTACACCTTTTTGAGGTAGAAATTGCATTTGATGtggtgaaaataaaacaaaagacagagcagCACGGGAGTtttgaacacaacacaacatggcATTAAAAAATGCCCGTTACTCTTGCTCACCGTGTGCAGGGTTTGCAGTGAGGGTGTCCTCTGTATGCGGATGGTAGGCTGTGGTCTGCGTGTGGGGCTCGGGGATGCAGAGCTGGCCCGGGGGGCTGTGGGTATACTGAGCTGCTCCATGCTGCTGGAGCGGCCTCCTTTCACTAGTCTACCAACACTGTTCAGACCAATGGAGGAGAAGAAGCGACGCAGGAAGAGCTTTGGCCGTCCATCCAGCTTTCTGTAAAGGGAAAGGGATTGCCATTTTTTCACTAAATGGTAAAATAGgctgaaaatgtattattaCATACACAATTATATCCCCAAATAAACTACTAATCAACACACCAAAGATGAAGATTTTCTAAAAAGAGCTGGGAAAATGATTATTTTGCCAGAGGTTTTGTCACTCTGTTATAAATGGCTTGAACAAGTGAGGCTTTTCATTACCAGAAGAGGGCACGCTTGTCTTGTTGGTCACAGAATAGTTTAGCAATAACATCCTGTGGACTATAGGTCAGGGTTTTAATCTCCTAACTGCTGCCAGTCTAGCATGCTCAAGTCGCTTTGGGAACAGcactggtgggggcaagggaTTTATTGTCTAAGCTATGACAAGAGCGTTGTTATCTTGGCTTACCTGGAGCCGTCAGAGTTTTCCTCCCATATGGCCTCAGCTTTCAGATGCTCTGCTCTCAATAGCTCTGCTCTGAGGTCCTCAGCCCGAGACATAGCCAGGCCCCGCAAAGCAGGACGACAATCAGGACCAGAGCCAAGGTCTCCACTCAGacctgctggaaaaaaaaaagatgtactGAGTTGATGTCAAAGAATTATTCAGAAATAATTGTAATCAAGcactgcatgtttctgtttgtttaataaaattCAACTGTATATTCCATTTTACATAATAAATACTTTTATTGTTGATGttcaagtacatttttctgataaatAACACTTTTACTTAAtaaaatgcaggacttttcaCAGTATTCACATACAGTCTTTTTACACTTTGGTATTACAATTTGAAAAGTGGATGTgtgtacttcttccaccacggCTTTTGTAGAATATTAAATCCTTCCATGAGAAAGTGCAGTATCACGCTAAGGCATGCAAATGGCAGAAACTACAGGTACTCAGCCCTCTCTGTGATCTTTCAGAGGAACTGAAATCAATCCGTGACTCTGCTTGTCTCCTAAAAGCACTCACCTGTTCCATCTGGAGTGGCATCCCAGAGTTCAGCTGCTGGCAGGTCTGTGGTGAGCCGGGCTGGGGAGTACCTCAGGCTGGAGGGCCTAATACAGGGCACTGGGTTGCTTGTTGATGGGGTCCCTTGGATTAAAGCCACTGGAGACTCCCTTCTTCCTTCTGGAGAGTCCAGGAGGGCCGAGTGCTGGGATCCCTCACCCCCCTGATTTGAGGTAATCTGGAACTGAACTGTGgactgacctgcagcagagcgATTTCTCGAACTTGACTTCAGGGCTGACTTTATAGGCAGCACTGGGGCAGGTGATTCCCTTAGTCCACCAGATGCCTCCAGCAAATGAGGCTCCAGATCAATGGGGCTACCTGGGGCGAAGGAAACAGCTCTGCTCAAGTTGACCCTGTTCCTGGGGTTTGAGTTACGTCGCTGAGCCCACGATGGACCATAAGGGCCATGGCCAGACTCCAGTCGACTTTCTCCtttcctgcttcttctcctAAGTTTCCCAAACCCTGATGATTTCCACCCTGTGCTACTCTCTTTATTTTCCCCCAGCACAAAAGCTCCGGCAAAAGTGACAGTTGGAGCTTTGGGACGTGTACTTGCCTCAGGCTTGTTTGAAGGCACCCAGTGAGGAACTGCTTTTCCTCTAGCATCCTCAGGGTTGCTCATATGCGGTGGTTCAATGTTCTGTGGATCTGACAATGACGAGACCGCCTGTGGTTCCCTGACCACAGAGCCACATGACTCACATTTCTTCACCAGCACTATTATCTCCTTAATCACTGTTGTGGGTTCACTACTGACAACCACATCTTCTTGCTTCTGTGAAGGCGGCATGGAGACACTTCGAtggcctctgctcctctctgaacCACTGCTGCTAGAGTCTGTATTACTTTCTTTGCTCTTGGACTTCGGCATCCCAGGCCGGCCACGCTGCCTCATTCTGTCCAAGTACCGAGactctgcttctttctctgaTTCATCCTCGAAGCGCACCCGTGTAGGTGAGCAACCATAGCGTCTGGATCGACCACCATGGTCACCAGGCGAAGTGTCTCTTTCTTTGGGGACAAGGAGGGGACCAGATACAGTTTGAGCTGTAAGATCTTCTTTGGTTTGAACAGATTTCTGCATTGACGTTGGAAGGGGAGACTCAACTTGCTGCTTCTTTCTGCAGGAAATAACACACAAGTGCATATTACAGAGATTTGAGAGCAACACTTATTTTGCCTGTAAgacagctgtgttgtgttgaacTCATTTGCAAGCTAATACAATGGGAGAGTGaagcaaaatgaaagcaaaaatgagCATGAAAGTGAAACTGAATGGCAGCCATCTTACAGCAGACAGACCAGGAAAATCAAAGAGCCTATCAATATTAAATATGATGAATATGGGGCATGTTCATATGGCATCCATAATGACAGGATAAACTACAATGAGACATACAATACATTTAGTTGAACAAAGTGTGTTTCCCAACAAGTTAGATGTGCAGTCATGAATGTAGGATTCATAGCAAATGCTCCTAATTCAATTCAGCTCAGTGAATGCTTCCTGCTAATTAAAGGGGATTTCAGGAGCAACATGTGTACAGTATTACATAAACAGAATGACAGCAAACATGTTGCATCCAAAGTTTTAACTCAGTTTAAGTCATGCAACATTCATTTTGCCCAGACAGGGGGCAAGAGAAGGTGCAAGAGAAGGATagataaagcagaaaaaaaagataaaggaGACACAGGGGTGGGAAACTGAGGGATACAAAGATACAGGAAGCTAACAGGCAGAGACATTAGAGCAACAAAGCAATTTTCCCCCAAAAAATGTATTAACTTCTCAATAAAATGAACTTGTTAGTACACAACTGATTCATATCATGCACGCCTGTGCAAAACTGTGGAGCACAAGTGGGGCATTCACAGTCTCCAAGATCTAACttgtcaagatgccaaaaatagaCAGCACACAGAAGTAGATGCTGCCAACTTACGCAGTGGATCTCTGATCAGAATGGGAGCGTCTGGAGGGGCGATCGCCTTTAATGTGATTGGAGCGAGCCTTGAGTCGTGCTCGCTCCAGGAGAAGCTTGGCTTGCTCATGTCTTGGGCTCAGAGGAAGCTCATCACTGATTACAAGCAGTGACCTGACAatcaagaaaaagacaaagatataaaaagagaaacatgaaTCATTTTGATGACACGAACAACAAGGGAATGGATTGAGTTGAACGTATGATGAGACCAGGCTATGTTGCCATCTGTTTGAGTGAAATTTAATATTTGATGAAGTCTTTAAATGCGCAAAGCttaatgtgttttgtgacatATCCAGCAACATCATATTCCCTACAGATTTACTTAACATTGAGTGAATCAAGCTGCATTTTCCTAAGCTGCCTTATGTAATATCAGATAGATAGACTCGGGTGTGGCAGCAGTggtgagcagcagagagaaacgtcatccatccatctatcctcACGCCTAGCAGCTAAGCTGCTCTGCATTGTGCTTCATCGTCTGTACTTGTCTTTATCCCCTGGCCCAGTGATAAAGATAGCATGATACACCAGCCATGTGGATTATCCTTGTAATGGACTGAGTGTGATTCATTCTCTCCTGGgtgcaaagaggaaaacataTTGTGTTTCAATAGATTACAGTCTATCATATCCATGTTTTATCCCAACGCTGACAAACGCAATATAATTAGCAGCCTGTTCTGGTATCCCATATGCTAATGTTTCATTCTGCATGTTTTAAATGAGGATGATGACTATAATGCACTCTATAAACAGTGGCAGTACTGTACTTAAGGACTTGAATATTTCAATTTCAAGTAActtcatacttctactccacaacATGTCACAggcaaatattaaatattttgctccactactgacagcttcagttagtAGCTACTTAtcagattacaatttttcaAAGATAATTCTCCTCTTAACCCAGATAACctgttaataaataaataaatagactTTAGCTGTAAAATGCAATGTGACAAAGCCGAACACAAGGCCAGttctctgagctcatgaaaagctgactttttaaatatacatggttctcacaggacagcaatactacaaacacatgatgatcttatagaatatgatgcattgctgtagattaaacgATCCAACAGTAAATAAAGTAGCTACAATCAgttcaaccttaaacatctacagctgcaaaatgtaacaaagacataaatgcagcagtaatattaatccaaaaacatcaagCATAAAAGTAAAACACTGAGAGGGTTCAAAAGAAAATTGTGCTTTCATTGCTCAGTTGGAGAAATGTGTTCAGTTTACTTATCTATTTAGTTATTTAATTTCACATGCTTAAAGTATGACTGCGTCAAGTGCTGCCTGAAGCTTTTGCCTGGTGTCTCATGTCCAATAATTTATATTTATGGTTTGCAAATCTCTCACAAATAAGAGCTCATTTGGATAAAATATCAGTTTCATCAATATTCAGTATTTGATATTTATATATCCTTATAAACATATTCTATGCCATGCCTGCATCACCTCTTGAAAATGATTAAATCCTGGTCatagtgtttgttttgattatGGCCGAGGCAGCTCATCTGACACTGCAAGTGGAGCTGTAAGAGCAGAATTGATGAGGAGAGGATATAAATAGTGCACAGGAGTTGTATGTCACAGCCGCTGCCAAGCACATAAAGACACATTGCATTGCTCACCTCAAATAGGGTTCAAGTTCCTGAGCAAGAATGGCTGAGTCTGAGCTGTCCAAAACCCCATGGGCACCTGTGACTAAAACAGGACAAGTACAAAACTCAGCatgtctgaaatgaaaataactcggatgtaaaatctttaaaaaggGCTCCAAATGTTTTATAACCACAAAACAAGGATTCATTTCCCTCTACATTTAGCTAACTTAAAATACAATATGTATAGCATAGTGTTTCCTGCTTAATAAGGGCTAAGCTCTTATTTGGTGTCTTATGTGGTGCTTGCTTGGGGCAAACATTACTGTCAAGAGAGCCATCAGCCAGGATGTGACCTACAGGGACATGTGGGTATTAAAATAATTGGGTCTTTGTGTGATCATGAGGATTTTCATAAACCTTCATAAAATTAGATTCAGTGACAGTCTCATAGGTTATCCCTGCCTTATCCTTAATgtcagtttgaaaaaaaaacaaaaaacccacaGATTATGCAACCACTGAGAGACAGATAAAGGCAGATTTCCCAGAGACAAGAGGGACAAAAATCACCTGATCACCATGGATTTATCCGTATGTCTTGCAATACTAACTGTATTGGTACACAGGACATATAGACAGTATTGCTAAAGCAAAGAATGGGAAAAATTTAATCAGTCACCATACATGCCTCCAAAAACATCCATtagcaaagagacagagatgcaaAACCAGGGACACTTCCCCCACTGCTCTGACTGCTAATAATAGCAACACCCGCATGCACATCTGCACATCTGACATCTGTTCAACACTGGGAATCAGCCAGGTTACATACTGCATTTCTATACAACATCACAGAGAGCACAGGGAAGTTGCAAATGGCCATCAAAAAACTACAGCAGAGgcactgttgtttgtttaaaaagaagaaatggaagcCTGTCAGTTTGTATGGATTGTGTCTGCAGCATATCAACAAGTGCCtgcttttgcttgttttttaacGTAATAGAGCAGCTTTTAATGTCAGTCAGAGGCTTTACAACACATCTATGAGATACGATCCTTTCATCAACAAAGGATGGGATGGGGAGGAGGGATCTTTTCTGTGACTCAGTCCCAAGTCAAGCCTTTGCCATATTTATGACCTCCACCCATTAATTTATGAATACATTTCCCCCAAGAGACCTACCTTTGCAATCCACTCTGCACGTCGTGTCTTCATGATAGCTGCCactttctcctccactctgttctctctcctccctgcagttCTGTTGCCTTTCCCGTAACTTTGCATAAGCCCTCTGCTTCACCTTCAGTTTCTCATCGGCAGACATTACCCCACTTTGTGAAGACATGCTCTCCCAGCTGTCTGAAGTGCACAGTcctttgctgtctgtctccttctgcTCACACCTGTCCAGGTAGCTCTCCGCGCTGTCTGAGTGTTTGAATTCGGAGGATGCCTCGCCGTCATCCACATCGCTACCGGTGCCTGTTCCGGCTGGTTTAGACGTCCTCTGAGGCCCTGCCAGAGTTTCTGTCTGAGTGTAGTCCTTCAAAGGTAAGGTGGAGGGTAGGTTGTTCGGGCCGACACCATTTAGAAGCAATGTTTCGGGGCGTGCCACTCTCCAGAAGCCCTTGGGTGGTGCCCAGTGTCTGGTTGACGTGGAAGACGTGGAGGAAGAATTGGAGGATGTTGTA carries:
- the LOC139338479 gene encoding uncharacterized protein KIAA1614 isoform X2 → MEEEKGVDDNQAQSSSPIPAGLPINWGLITGPVQPVLPAHSLSTQIPLPPQSSAVHALQTKVKSITQRRTRGREREKERERVDTEVSVSSPAGQISSEVLLRQRPRGKGQVSLPAASWRSGTAKVLSSSDEEEEVEVQVRLEIHSPPAEAQGEQAFQGREDTEEERSERNEGQPCGLGEGTSLESLLSDISSSSKDDPSPLPPLPVLSCSLATTSAPTTSSNSSSTSSTSTRHWAPPKGFWRVARPETLLLNGVGPNNLPSTLPLKDYTQTETLAGPQRTSKPAGTGTGSDVDDGEASSEFKHSDSAESYLDRCEQKETDSKGLCTSDSWESMSSQSGVMSADEKLKVKQRAYAKLRERQQNCREEREQSGGESGSYHEDTTCRVDCKVTGAHGVLDSSDSAILAQELEPYLRSLLVISDELPLSPRHEQAKLLLERARLKARSNHIKGDRPSRRSHSDQRSTAKKQQVESPLPTSMQKSVQTKEDLTAQTVSGPLLVPKERDTSPGDHGGRSRRYGCSPTRVRFEDESEKEAESRYLDRMRQRGRPGMPKSKSKESNTDSSSSGSERSRGHRSVSMPPSQKQEDVVVSSEPTTVIKEIIVLVKKCESCGSVVREPQAVSSLSDPQNIEPPHMSNPEDARGKAVPHWVPSNKPEASTRPKAPTVTFAGAFVLGENKESSTGWKSSGFGKLRRRSRKGESRLESGHGPYGPSWAQRRNSNPRNRVNLSRAVSFAPGSPIDLEPHLLEASGGLRESPAPVLPIKSALKSSSRNRSAAGQSTVQFQITSNQGGEGSQHSALLDSPEGRRESPVALIQGTPSTSNPVPCIRPSSLRYSPARLTTDLPAAELWDATPDGTGLSGDLGSGPDCRPALRGLAMSRAEDLRAELLRAEHLKAEAIWEENSDGSRKLDGRPKLFLRRFFSSIGLNSVGRLVKGGRSSSMEQLSIPTAPRASSASPSPTRRPQPTIRIQRTPSLQTLHTVLPLAQLRKASSVQSLERRTERSTILGEVQIPYGLAPSPDSPQLELHRALSVEDALASRIVRPVGRVTQAFSDGTLLLELVRPPNGPFGFVISRGKGRPDTGVYVEKVGDGSGEGPYIGLLGIGDEILQVNGEAVAGLSLDQVTRLMTRESTACLRIMPARRIQR
- the LOC139338479 gene encoding uncharacterized protein KIAA1614 isoform X1, whose protein sequence is MEEEKGVDDNQAQSSSPIPAGLPINWGLITGPVQPVLPAHSLSTQIPLPPQSSAVHALQTKVKSITQRRTRGREREKERERVDTEVSVSSPAGQISSEVLLRQRPRGKGQVSLPAASWRSGTAKVLSSSDEEEEVEVQVRLEIHSPPAEAQGEQAFQGREDTEEERSERNEGQPCGLGEGTSLESLLSDISSSSKDDPSPLPPLPVLSCSLATTSAPTTSSNSSSTSSTSTRHWAPPKGFWRVARPETLLLNGVGPNNLPSTLPLKDYTQTETLAGPQRTSKPAGTGTGSDVDDGEASSEFKHSDSAESYLDRCEQKETDSKGLCTSDSWESMSSQSGVMSADEKLKVKQRAYAKLRERQQNCREEREQSGGESGSYHEDTTCRVDCKVTGAHGVLDSSDSAILAQELEPYLRSLLVISDELPLSPRHEQAKLLLERARLKARSNHIKGDRPSRRSHSDQRSTAKKQQVESPLPTSMQKSVQTKEDLTAQTVSGPLLVPKERDTSPGDHGGRSRRYGCSPTRVRFEDESEKEAESRYLDRMRQRGRPGMPKSKSKESNTDSSSSGSERSRGHRSVSMPPSQKQEDVVVSSEPTTVIKEIIVLVKKCESCGSVVREPQAVSSLSDPQNIEPPHMSNPEDARGKAVPHWVPSNKPEASTRPKAPTVTFAGAFVLGENKESSTGWKSSGFGKLRRRSRKGESRLESGHGPYGPSWAQRRNSNPRNRVNLSRAVSFAPGSPIDLEPHLLEASGGLRESPAPVLPIKSALKSSSRNRSAAGQSTVQFQITSNQGGEGSQHSALLDSPEGRRESPVALIQGTPSTSNPVPCIRPSSLRYSPARLTTDLPAAELWDATPDGTAGLSGDLGSGPDCRPALRGLAMSRAEDLRAELLRAEHLKAEAIWEENSDGSRKLDGRPKLFLRRFFSSIGLNSVGRLVKGGRSSSMEQLSIPTAPRASSASPSPTRRPQPTIRIQRTPSLQTLHTVLPLAQLRKASSVQSLERRTERSTILGEVQIPYGLAPSPDSPQLELHRALSVEDALASRIVRPVGRVTQAFSDGTLLLELVRPPNGPFGFVISRGKGRPDTGVYVEKVGDGSGEGPYIGLLGIGDEILQVNGEAVAGLSLDQVTRLMTRESTACLRIMPARRIQR